The Rhodocytophaga rosea genome has a segment encoding these proteins:
- a CDS encoding mevalonate kinase family protein, with protein sequence MIIESRAYARAGLLGNPSDGYFGKTISIIVKNFGARISLYQSPELHIEPQEQDLTTYRNIYHLRDAVSLTGYNGGIPLIKAAIKKFCEYCEENNTRLSNKNFTVRYASSIPRQVGLAGSSAIIIATMRALMQFYSVKIPLEILPNLALSAEKDELGINAGMQDRVIQSYEGCVYMNFDKKIMEEKKYGQYERIEPALLPKLYIAYKTSLGKVSGTVFNDIRARYDKGDAHVIDTLSKIASLAERGKEVIRQKDYETLFHLMNENFDLRCKIMNISESNMELINTARSCGASASFTGSGGSIIGMYTDDEMLNKLVVKLKNLNARVIKPYIV encoded by the coding sequence ATGATTATAGAATCGAGAGCCTATGCCAGGGCAGGCTTGCTGGGCAATCCTTCAGATGGCTATTTTGGTAAAACCATTTCTATTATTGTCAAAAATTTTGGCGCCCGTATTTCGCTTTATCAGTCACCTGAGTTACACATTGAGCCCCAGGAACAAGATCTTACTACTTACCGGAATATCTATCATTTGCGGGATGCTGTGAGCCTGACGGGATACAATGGCGGTATTCCGTTGATAAAAGCAGCTATCAAAAAATTCTGTGAATATTGCGAAGAGAACAACACCAGGCTGAGTAATAAAAATTTTACCGTCCGGTATGCTTCTTCCATTCCCAGACAGGTTGGACTTGCTGGCTCAAGTGCCATTATTATTGCTACCATGCGCGCTTTGATGCAGTTCTATTCAGTAAAGATTCCCCTGGAAATATTGCCGAATTTGGCCTTATCTGCCGAAAAAGATGAGCTTGGCATCAATGCCGGTATGCAGGACCGGGTAATTCAGTCTTATGAAGGCTGCGTGTATATGAACTTTGATAAGAAAATAATGGAAGAAAAAAAATACGGGCAATACGAACGCATAGAACCGGCTTTGCTGCCTAAATTATATATCGCCTATAAAACATCCTTAGGAAAAGTATCCGGCACAGTTTTCAATGACATCCGCGCCCGGTACGATAAAGGAGATGCACATGTGATTGATACCCTCAGTAAAATTGCCAGCCTGGCAGAGCGTGGAAAAGAAGTGATCCGGCAGAAAGACTATGAGACCTTGTTTCACCTGATGAATGAAAATTTCGACCTTCGCTGCAAAATCATGAATATCAGCGAAAGCAATATGGAACTGATTAACACCGCCAGAAGTTGTGGGGCATCAGCTAGTTTTACAGGTTCCGGCGGCTCTATTATCGGCATGTATACCGACGATGAAATGCTTAACAAACTGGTAGTTAAACTTAAAAACCTCAACGCCAGAGTGATTAAACCATATATTGTGTAA
- a CDS encoding DUF3078 domain-containing protein has protein sequence MKQINRYTFYIFLIILFSFHAHAQDSTKAKPKLKLWKTGGFFQLNFNQVSLANWVGGGENAISGTVLSSFFAHHKNKDSTSRWENAIDLGYGLTRLAESGLRKNEDRIAFNSKFSKKATGKFNYSAITSFNSQFAPGYKYPNDSVVISKFMAPGYVILSLGLDYKPNKYFSLFLSPATGKGTFVLDPILADSGAFGVEKAIFDAGRNKIRDGHSFRPEFGAALEARFKKEVMKNVNVQSKLNLFNNYTDRNIANRKNIDLNFENAVNMKVNEYIAASLFIHMIYDNDIKTPVTRKVDGIETKTTVGPRLQFKQTLGVGFSYKFGS, from the coding sequence ATGAAACAAATAAACCGATACACTTTTTACATTTTTCTGATTATATTATTTTCATTCCATGCTCACGCCCAGGATTCCACCAAGGCTAAACCCAAACTAAAACTCTGGAAAACCGGTGGTTTCTTTCAACTCAACTTCAATCAGGTATCTCTGGCCAACTGGGTAGGCGGCGGCGAAAATGCTATTTCCGGTACGGTACTCAGCAGTTTTTTTGCTCATCATAAAAATAAGGATAGTACCTCCCGCTGGGAAAATGCAATAGATTTAGGATATGGCCTTACCAGGTTAGCTGAAAGCGGCCTTCGTAAAAATGAAGACAGGATTGCATTTAACTCCAAGTTCAGCAAAAAAGCGACAGGAAAATTCAATTATTCTGCCATTACCAGTTTTAACAGCCAGTTTGCACCGGGCTATAAATATCCCAACGATTCTGTGGTGATCTCTAAGTTTATGGCGCCCGGCTATGTGATACTTTCTCTTGGTCTGGATTATAAACCCAATAAGTATTTCTCTCTGTTTCTCTCGCCTGCTACCGGAAAAGGTACTTTTGTATTAGATCCTATACTGGCCGATTCTGGGGCCTTCGGTGTAGAAAAAGCCATTTTCGATGCCGGCCGCAACAAGATACGGGATGGTCATAGTTTCCGTCCGGAATTTGGTGCAGCACTGGAAGCCAGGTTTAAAAAGGAGGTAATGAAGAATGTAAACGTACAATCGAAACTGAACTTGTTTAATAACTATACGGACCGCAATATTGCCAACCGCAAAAACATTGACCTCAACTTCGAAAACGCCGTAAATATGAAGGTAAACGAATACATTGCCGCCAGCTTGTTTATTCATATGATCTACGACAATGATATTAAAACGCCGGTCACGCGAAAAGTAGATGGCATAGAAACAAAAACAACGGTAGGACCGAGATTGCAGTTCAAACAAACTTTAGGTGTGGGATTCTCTTATAAGTTCGGAAGCTAA
- a CDS encoding VCBS repeat-containing protein, producing MSCKQVTQTLFEPLSPTTTHINFSNTLVETDTLNLLEFAYFYNGGGVGIGDVNNDGLSDIYFTGNQVSSQLYLNKGNLQFEDITKSAGVGTDRWARGVAMVDINMDGLLDIYVSVSGTTRISKMENLLFINQGNDASGKPAFKESAIEYGLADTAHTTQTAFMDYDRDGDLDAYLLTNAIESFSPNTSRPKKIKGEGLSTDRLYRNEGVGANGHPIFKDVSKEAGITIEGYGLGIAVSDLNRDGWPDIYCANDFVSNDLVWINNGDGTFTDQAATYLQHQSYNGMGIDIADFNNDGLQDIVVLDMLPEDNKRQKTMGGAIKYEKYILDTTNGYQPQFVRNTLQLNRGARPVAGKDSSNKSIPIFSEIGQLAGVSNTDWSWSALFADFDNDGYRDLFITNGYAKDITDLDYVMYHQQETYFGDRESIRAKQRELSKKLPAVKVHNYIYQNRGDLTFADQSNAWGLSQPTLSNGAAYADMDNDGDLDLVVNNINEPAGIYKNNAADWAKNTSSGIESNYHFLRIKVNGPASNRQALGASIRLRYGAHTQVHEHSVYRGFQSTVENTIHFGLGTANQVDSLEITWPDGKYQLLRQVKANQLLTIDYKDARELSPVPTIPLQPLFTETSQILGIDYVHKENHYIDFKSQPLLHQKYSRNGPGIAVGDVNGDGLEDFFVGGASGSSGKVFLQHQPSSWQPARFTSFTIDLEGKKEEDMGSLLFDADSDGDLDLYVVSGGSEFTSATGLYQDRLYINDGKGNFTKDTTALPQESESGSSVTAADFDRDGDLDLFVAGRVSPHAYPYAPQSYLLRNDKGKFINVTREVNPDLQTIGMVSSALWTDFDNDGWVDLLLAGEWMPLTFFKNQKGKFVNVTDDTGLTHTSGWWNSLAGGDFDNDGDIDYIAGNLGNNSKFKASPKEPVCVYASDFDNSGTLDPVLCYYLPGADGKRVSYPAHPRDELITQMTSMRRRFVTFADYAAASTKDLFTEEELEKAYVGRSEYFQSSYVENLGKGKFSIKPLPVEAQFAPVFGMLCNDYDGDGNLDLLLSGNSYAPDIKTGQYDALLGLYLKGDGKGNFKPVPAAESGFYVEGDAKGMAELLLGDGNLLLLSAVNSGKLKSHVLSKPKLSHTIKLGSLDAYAEITFSNGKKRRQESYYGSTYLSQSSRVLFIPMQPASINITEYAGKRRMVKE from the coding sequence ATGAGTTGTAAACAGGTGACTCAAACACTGTTTGAACCGCTTTCTCCCACTACTACACATATTAATTTTAGCAATACCCTTGTAGAGACAGATACCCTTAATTTGCTTGAATTTGCTTATTTCTATAATGGGGGTGGAGTCGGAATTGGAGATGTTAACAACGATGGGTTATCTGACATTTATTTTACAGGCAATCAGGTGTCCAGCCAGCTCTATCTGAACAAAGGCAATCTGCAATTCGAAGATATTACCAAAAGTGCCGGTGTTGGCACCGACCGCTGGGCTAGGGGAGTAGCCATGGTAGATATCAATATGGATGGTTTACTGGACATATATGTGAGTGTATCAGGTACAACGCGGATAAGTAAAATGGAGAATCTGCTGTTTATCAACCAGGGAAATGATGCATCGGGAAAACCTGCCTTTAAAGAATCAGCTATAGAGTATGGCTTAGCAGATACTGCCCATACCACGCAAACCGCCTTTATGGATTACGACCGCGATGGTGACCTGGATGCCTATTTACTGACTAATGCGATCGAGTCTTTTTCTCCCAATACGTCACGGCCCAAAAAAATAAAGGGAGAAGGTTTGAGTACAGACCGCCTCTATCGCAATGAAGGGGTAGGGGCAAACGGGCATCCCATATTTAAAGATGTTTCGAAGGAAGCTGGTATTACGATTGAAGGCTACGGGTTAGGAATAGCCGTCAGTGATTTAAATCGCGATGGATGGCCGGATATTTACTGCGCCAATGACTTTGTAAGCAATGATCTGGTATGGATTAATAATGGGGACGGGACTTTTACCGATCAGGCAGCTACTTACCTACAACACCAGAGTTATAATGGCATGGGCATCGATATTGCAGACTTCAATAATGATGGCTTACAAGACATTGTTGTACTCGATATGCTGCCGGAAGATAATAAGCGGCAAAAAACGATGGGAGGAGCCATAAAATATGAAAAGTATATTCTGGATACCACCAATGGATACCAGCCTCAATTTGTCCGCAATACCCTGCAATTGAACCGGGGAGCCAGGCCAGTAGCTGGCAAAGATAGTAGCAACAAATCAATTCCCATTTTTAGTGAAATTGGCCAACTGGCCGGTGTAAGCAATACTGACTGGAGCTGGAGTGCCTTATTTGCTGATTTTGACAATGATGGCTACCGAGACTTATTTATTACCAATGGCTATGCGAAAGACATTACAGACCTGGATTATGTAATGTATCATCAGCAAGAAACCTATTTTGGTGACCGGGAATCAATCCGGGCCAAGCAACGGGAACTGTCTAAAAAACTGCCGGCTGTAAAAGTCCATAATTATATCTATCAGAATAGGGGAGACCTTACCTTCGCCGATCAATCCAATGCCTGGGGACTTTCGCAGCCTACGCTTTCTAACGGAGCGGCCTATGCAGATATGGATAATGATGGCGACCTGGATCTGGTGGTGAATAATATTAATGAGCCTGCCGGAATTTATAAGAATAATGCCGCTGATTGGGCAAAGAATACTTCTTCAGGCATAGAATCCAACTATCATTTTTTACGAATAAAAGTAAATGGCCCGGCATCCAACCGGCAAGCATTGGGAGCCAGCATCCGTCTGCGGTATGGTGCCCATACACAGGTACATGAACATTCGGTATACAGAGGATTTCAATCTACGGTAGAAAACACAATCCATTTCGGGCTGGGTACAGCAAACCAGGTGGATTCTCTTGAAATTACATGGCCAGACGGAAAGTATCAGTTGTTGCGTCAGGTAAAAGCAAACCAGTTGCTTACTATCGATTACAAGGACGCCAGAGAACTTTCTCCGGTTCCTACGATTCCCCTTCAACCTTTATTTACAGAAACAAGCCAAATTTTAGGAATTGATTATGTACATAAAGAGAATCATTATATTGATTTTAAAAGTCAGCCACTGTTACATCAGAAATACTCCCGGAATGGCCCTGGTATAGCCGTAGGCGATGTAAATGGAGATGGTTTAGAAGACTTTTTTGTGGGAGGTGCTTCTGGCTCATCCGGAAAAGTATTTCTGCAACATCAGCCATCATCCTGGCAACCAGCCAGATTTACCAGTTTTACTATTGATCTGGAAGGTAAAAAAGAAGAAGATATGGGAAGTTTACTTTTTGATGCAGACAGCGATGGTGACCTGGATTTATATGTGGTGAGCGGAGGGAGTGAGTTTACTTCTGCCACCGGGCTTTACCAGGACAGGTTATATATAAATGATGGAAAAGGCAATTTTACAAAAGACACCACCGCTTTACCTCAGGAAAGTGAGAGTGGGTCCTCGGTAACAGCTGCCGATTTTGACCGGGATGGAGACCTGGATCTTTTTGTTGCAGGAAGGGTTTCTCCCCATGCGTATCCGTATGCCCCTCAAAGTTATTTGCTGCGAAACGACAAAGGAAAATTCATAAATGTTACCCGTGAAGTAAATCCGGATTTGCAGACGATTGGTATGGTAAGCTCAGCTCTATGGACTGATTTTGACAATGACGGATGGGTAGATTTACTCCTGGCCGGAGAATGGATGCCTCTCACTTTTTTTAAGAACCAGAAAGGGAAATTTGTTAATGTAACAGATGATACAGGTCTTACCCATACTTCCGGCTGGTGGAATAGCCTGGCAGGAGGAGATTTTGACAACGATGGAGATATTGATTACATAGCTGGAAATCTTGGGAATAACTCCAAGTTTAAAGCCTCTCCCAAGGAGCCGGTTTGTGTATATGCCAGTGATTTTGATAACAGCGGCACTTTAGACCCGGTGCTTTGTTACTATCTACCCGGAGCCGATGGTAAACGGGTTTCTTATCCGGCCCACCCCAGAGATGAACTGATTACCCAGATGACAAGTATGCGGAGGCGCTTTGTAACGTTTGCCGATTATGCAGCCGCCAGCACAAAAGATCTTTTTACAGAAGAAGAGTTAGAGAAAGCCTATGTTGGCCGTAGTGAATATTTTCAGAGCAGCTATGTGGAAAACCTAGGAAAAGGAAAATTTTCTATCAAACCCTTACCAGTGGAGGCACAATTTGCACCTGTTTTCGGGATGCTGTGTAATGACTATGATGGAGATGGTAACCTGGATTTGCTCTTATCTGGTAATTCGTATGCGCCCGACATAAAAACAGGACAGTACGATGCCTTGCTGGGCTTATACTTAAAAGGTGATGGAAAAGGGAATTTCAAGCCAGTGCCGGCAGCGGAAAGCGGTTTTTATGTGGAAGGTGATGCCAAAGGTATGGCAGAACTCCTGTTAGGAGATGGAAATTTACTATTGCTTTCAGCAGTTAATTCCGGTAAACTAAAGAGCCATGTGTTAAGTAAGCCGAAACTTTCTCATACGATTAAACTTGGATCATTGGATGCCTATGCAGAAATTACATTTTCCAATGGGAAAAAGCGGAGGCAGGAAAGTTATTATGGTTCCACTTACCTTTCCCAATCTTCACGTGTATTGTTCATACCTATGCAGCCAGCTTCCATTAATATTACTGAGTATGCTGGTAAGCGCAGAATGGTGAAGGAATAG
- a CDS encoding nucleoside hydrolase-like domain-containing protein: MCTNFLFRQALIFFTIASFINSSCILTKKPGIKTNQTLSNAQVIRPRVIVSTDIGGSDPDDFQSMIHYLMYADKFETEGLVASPYGEGRKSHIFQMLDLYEKDYPKLKAHSPLFPTPDQLRMVTRQGEINKAPEKGWRTATEGSEWIIQCARKKSSQPLWILVWGGLEDVAQALHDAPDITGNIRVYWIGGPNKKWSVQAYQYIARNFPDLWMIESNATYRGWTIDGETNSGYDNKTFYEKYIQGKGAMGKDFGNYYQGMLKMGDSPSVGYLLSGNPDDPTATGWGGSYIPLRHSARRVFERHTTLRDEVPVFGIIEWVLSGPDRGKAIDEPCIWMEVDGQKIDGFYIGKGKYKIRFVPKEAKKWKYQVVSDAPELHGKSGGFTSTDSWPGEPHKDNMVHLHKWWSDSTAPENYLGKHQGGNTIYRWRKTYLEDWAKRWVWLSAD; encoded by the coding sequence ATGTGTACAAACTTCTTATTTCGGCAAGCGCTTATATTTTTTACCATTGCTTCTTTTATAAATAGTTCCTGCATTTTAACGAAAAAGCCCGGCATAAAGACAAATCAGACACTGAGTAATGCTCAGGTAATCCGCCCCAGAGTAATAGTCAGTACAGATATTGGAGGCAGCGACCCTGATGATTTTCAGTCCATGATTCATTATCTGATGTATGCCGATAAATTTGAAACCGAGGGGCTAGTCGCTTCACCTTATGGTGAGGGCAGAAAAAGTCACATTTTCCAAATGCTGGACCTGTATGAAAAAGACTATCCGAAACTAAAAGCACATTCGCCTTTATTTCCAACGCCTGATCAACTTCGTATGGTAACCAGGCAGGGAGAGATTAACAAAGCACCGGAAAAAGGCTGGCGCACCGCTACTGAAGGTTCTGAATGGATCATACAATGTGCCCGGAAGAAAAGTAGTCAGCCACTATGGATATTAGTGTGGGGCGGACTGGAAGATGTTGCCCAGGCTTTACATGATGCGCCGGATATTACCGGCAACATACGGGTATACTGGATTGGCGGCCCCAATAAAAAATGGAGTGTGCAGGCATATCAGTACATCGCCAGAAACTTTCCTGACTTGTGGATGATCGAGTCGAATGCTACCTACCGTGGATGGACCATTGACGGAGAGACAAACAGCGGCTATGACAACAAAACATTTTATGAAAAGTATATCCAGGGTAAGGGAGCCATGGGAAAAGATTTTGGAAATTACTATCAAGGCATGCTTAAGATGGGCGATTCCCCTTCAGTGGGATACCTGTTGTCTGGCAATCCGGACGATCCTACCGCTACTGGCTGGGGTGGAAGTTATATTCCCCTTAGGCACAGTGCCAGAAGAGTATTTGAAAGACACACCACACTAAGGGATGAAGTGCCGGTTTTCGGTATTATTGAATGGGTATTATCCGGGCCAGACCGGGGAAAGGCAATAGATGAACCCTGTATATGGATGGAGGTCGACGGACAAAAGATAGATGGATTTTATATAGGGAAAGGCAAATACAAAATTCGGTTTGTTCCCAAAGAAGCAAAAAAATGGAAGTATCAGGTGGTAAGTGATGCACCGGAATTGCATGGAAAAAGTGGCGGGTTTACCAGTACTGATTCCTGGCCGGGTGAGCCACATAAAGATAATATGGTACATCTACATAAATGGTGGAGTGATAGTACCGCACCGGAAAACTATTTAGGGAAACACCAGGGCGGAAATACCATTTACCGCTGGAGAAAAACGTACCTGGAAGATTGGGCGAAACGCTGGGTATGGTTATCTGCTGACTAA
- a CDS encoding glycoside hydrolase family 43 protein, protein MKLNTLLLYIQVNVCFRLFMCLACMSMLSFEASADTPTFKNPILTEGPDPWVYKHTDGNYYMMVTRGNRLDVWKSRSLSNIAQSTPVTLWKKPDSGPNSRDIWAPEIHFLQGKWYIYYTATDAKNPGDATRYVFVLENSSKDPLQGTWQDKGKVNTKYSGLDGSLFTHKGKLYFMYSAYVGPQSVLCIAPMQNPWTLASEEVMIAKPTFQWEKHKEREILEGPQILRGKKGTLHIVYSASACWDDNYSLGMLTASDNSNLLDPKSWQKSSSPVFSKSDVNKVFGPGHNSFTTSPDGTEDWIVYHGKDIANGECSGRSTRIQKFSWKPDGTPDFGIPLATSTPVKVPSGEKPN, encoded by the coding sequence ATGAAATTAAATACTCTACTGCTATATATACAAGTAAATGTCTGCTTCCGCTTATTTATGTGTTTGGCTTGTATGAGTATGCTTTCTTTTGAAGCAAGCGCAGATACACCTACTTTTAAAAATCCCATTCTCACAGAAGGTCCTGACCCCTGGGTATATAAGCATACCGATGGCAATTACTATATGATGGTTACCAGGGGAAACCGCCTGGATGTATGGAAGTCCCGTTCACTTTCAAACATTGCTCAGAGTACTCCTGTTACGCTGTGGAAAAAACCAGATTCCGGCCCCAACAGCCGTGACATCTGGGCACCTGAGATTCATTTTCTGCAAGGGAAATGGTATATCTATTATACAGCCACTGATGCAAAAAATCCCGGAGATGCTACCCGATATGTATTTGTGCTTGAAAATTCTTCTAAAGACCCCCTGCAGGGTACCTGGCAGGACAAGGGGAAAGTCAATACAAAATATTCAGGATTGGATGGCTCCTTATTTACACACAAAGGCAAATTGTATTTCATGTATTCGGCGTATGTGGGTCCGCAAAGTGTACTTTGTATTGCGCCCATGCAAAATCCCTGGACACTTGCTTCTGAGGAAGTAATGATTGCCAAACCAACTTTTCAATGGGAAAAACATAAGGAAAGAGAAATACTGGAAGGCCCACAGATATTAAGAGGAAAGAAGGGTACTTTGCACATTGTTTACTCAGCCAGTGCTTGCTGGGACGATAATTATTCTTTAGGCATGCTTACCGCTTCCGATAACAGTAACCTGCTGGACCCTAAATCCTGGCAAAAATCTTCCTCGCCTGTGTTCAGCAAATCAGATGTGAATAAAGTATTCGGACCTGGCCATAATAGTTTTACTACTTCTCCGGATGGCACAGAAGACTGGATTGTATACCACGGAAAAGACATAGCCAATGGAGAATGTTCGGGCCGGAGTACCCGCATACAGAAATTCAGCTGGAAGCCTGATGGTACACCTGATTTTGGTATTCCTCTGGCCACTTCAACGCCTGTTAAGGTACCTTCAGGAGAAAAGCCAAACTAA
- a CDS encoding arabinan endo-1,5-alpha-L-arabinosidase, with product MAYHVPVSAQSEKIPAHDPVMIKQGDTYYLFCTGRGISVWSSPDMESWKKEKPVFNTAPAWAVEAIPGFKNHIWAPDISFHNEKYYLFYSVSAFGKNTSCIGLVTNKTLNPNDPDYKWEDHGKIIQSVPGRDMWNAIDPNLIRDEEGTAWLSFGSFWNGLKLVKMKNDLTAIAEPQEWYTVASRPRTYGIADSLAGNAAIEAPFIFNKDKYYYLFASFDHCCRGVNSTYKIVVGRSEQVKGPYVDKTGKKMAEGGGSIVLEGNNAWYGVGHNSAYTFNGTDYLVFHGYDASENGKSKLRIEKLTWDAQGWPVVLVEK from the coding sequence TTGGCTTATCACGTGCCTGTTTCAGCCCAGTCCGAAAAAATACCGGCACATGATCCGGTAATGATTAAACAAGGGGATACCTACTATCTTTTTTGTACCGGGCGGGGTATTTCTGTGTGGTCATCTCCGGATATGGAGTCATGGAAGAAAGAAAAGCCAGTATTTAATACAGCACCTGCCTGGGCAGTAGAGGCAATTCCAGGCTTCAAAAATCACATCTGGGCACCCGATATTTCATTTCATAACGAGAAGTATTATCTTTTTTATTCGGTTTCGGCTTTTGGGAAAAATACTTCCTGTATTGGTCTTGTCACCAATAAAACCTTAAACCCCAATGATCCTGACTATAAATGGGAAGACCATGGAAAGATCATACAGTCGGTACCTGGCCGGGATATGTGGAATGCCATTGATCCGAACTTGATTCGTGATGAGGAGGGAACAGCCTGGTTATCGTTTGGTTCCTTCTGGAATGGCCTGAAACTGGTAAAAATGAAAAACGATTTAACAGCGATAGCCGAGCCGCAGGAATGGTATACGGTTGCCAGCCGCCCCCGAACTTATGGAATTGCCGATTCTTTAGCCGGGAATGCAGCGATTGAGGCGCCGTTCATTTTTAATAAAGACAAATACTATTACCTGTTTGCTTCCTTCGATCACTGCTGCCGGGGTGTAAACAGCACCTATAAAATAGTAGTAGGCCGCTCTGAACAAGTTAAAGGTCCTTATGTAGACAAAACCGGAAAGAAGATGGCTGAAGGAGGCGGTTCCATTGTACTGGAAGGCAATAATGCCTGGTATGGTGTAGGTCACAACTCAGCCTACACATTTAATGGAACAGACTACCTGGTTTTTCATGGATACGATGCTTCAGAAAATGGAAAATCAAAATTAAGAATTGAAAAACTCACCTGGGATGCTCAGGGATGGCCAGTTGTGCTGGTGGAGAAGTAG
- a CDS encoding App1 family protein: MSQWKQILMRVASNADDRFDKLKYRLRQRLGNLGPVMILPYRGFGNANEIYLKGRVLKDKGIVAAGDNDTVWQNLLSTYKRFASVEIPGVRVEATFAGVTQEVITDVEGYFEVRFRPQEPLPPTRAWHTIELRLLDEIYEGQGDIRASGTILTPNAGSQFGIISDVDDTILQTNATSLMKAAKLTFLNNSRTRLAFEGVAAFYRALQSGPDSSLFNPLFFVSSSSWNLYDLLVDFCIVQGIPKGPFLLRDLGIDREQFIKSTHHNHKFDKIKLILNTCEGLPFILIGDSGQHDPEIYLQVIQEFPGRILAVYIRDVSQDIRDSSVQKIILQAKQLGVEMLLVPDTVVAAKHAASKGYIDPEILPDIRAEKVEDQQAPSDLEQIIGTDSEQKTE, translated from the coding sequence ATGTCACAATGGAAACAGATTTTGATGCGTGTTGCCAGTAATGCCGACGACCGCTTCGACAAACTCAAATACAGATTACGGCAGCGCCTGGGCAATTTAGGTCCCGTTATGATTCTGCCTTACCGGGGGTTTGGCAATGCCAATGAAATTTACCTGAAAGGCCGGGTACTCAAAGACAAAGGTATTGTAGCCGCCGGAGATAATGATACAGTCTGGCAGAATCTACTTTCTACATATAAGCGGTTTGCCAGCGTTGAAATTCCAGGGGTACGGGTAGAAGCCACATTTGCCGGTGTAACACAGGAAGTAATTACCGATGTTGAAGGATATTTTGAAGTGCGTTTTAGGCCGCAAGAACCCCTTCCACCTACCAGAGCCTGGCATACAATAGAACTCCGTTTGCTGGATGAAATATATGAAGGACAGGGTGATATTCGGGCTTCCGGAACCATTCTTACGCCCAATGCAGGCAGCCAGTTCGGAATCATTTCGGATGTGGATGATACCATTCTGCAAACGAATGCTACGAGTCTGATGAAAGCCGCCAAACTTACCTTTTTAAATAACTCACGCACACGCCTAGCTTTTGAAGGGGTAGCAGCATTTTACCGGGCACTACAAAGCGGACCAGATAGTTCCTTGTTTAATCCTTTGTTTTTCGTCTCCAGCAGTTCCTGGAATTTGTATGACCTGCTGGTAGATTTTTGCATCGTACAAGGTATTCCCAAAGGTCCTTTCCTATTGCGTGATCTGGGCATCGACCGCGAACAGTTTATCAAATCTACCCACCACAACCATAAGTTTGACAAGATCAAACTCATTCTTAATACCTGCGAAGGATTGCCTTTTATTCTCATCGGCGACAGCGGACAGCATGATCCGGAAATTTATTTGCAGGTAATTCAGGAATTTCCAGGACGTATTCTGGCTGTATATATTAGGGATGTGAGCCAGGATATACGGGATAGTTCGGTGCAGAAAATAATTTTACAGGCTAAACAACTCGGTGTTGAAATGCTCTTAGTGCCTGATACGGTAGTTGCTGCCAAACATGCAGCCAGCAAAGGCTATATCGATCCTGAAATTCTTCCGGATATCCGGGCTGAAAAAGTGGAAGATCAGCAAGCGCCCAGCGATCTGGAACAAATTATAGGAACAGATAGCGAGCAGAAAACTGAGTAA